CCGATGGGCGTGAACTCGCACACGAACTACGCGCTGCGCAAGAACGGCCAGCAGGAGATCACGCCCATCCACCCCGAGCTGGAGGAGCCGCTCGCGGAGATCCTCGGCCAGACCTACGGCCTGATCGTGTACCAGGAGCAGGTCATGGCCACGGCCCAGAAGGTCGCCGGCTTCACGCTCGGTCAGGCCGACGTGCTGCGCCGTGCCATGGGCAAGAAGAAGAAGTCCGAGCTCGACAAGCAGCAGGCGGACTTCTTCGCGGGCATGACCGAGCGGGGCTTCTCGAAGGACGCGCAGCAGGCGCTGTGGAACGTGCTCGAGTCGTTCGCGGACTACGCGTTCAACAAGGCGCACACCGCGGCGTACGGGCTCGTCTCGTACTGGACCGCGTACCTCAAGGCGCACTACCCGGCCGAGTACATGGCGGCGCTGCTGACGTCGGTGCGCGACGACAAGGACAAGTCGGCGCTGTACCTCAACGAGTGCCGTCGCATGGGCATCACGGTGCTGCCGCCGGACGTGAACTCCTCCGCCGCGAACTTCACGGCGGTCGGTGTCGACATCCGGTTCGGCCTCACGGCGATCCGCAACGTCGGCGCGAACGTCGTCGACGCGATCGTGCGCACACGCGAGGAGAAGGGCGCGTACACGTCGTTCACCGACTTCCTGGACAAGGTGCCGGCGGTCGTGTGCAACAAGCGGACCATCGAGTCGCTCGTCAAGGCGGGCGCGTTCGACTCGCTCGGGCACCCGCGCAAGGCGCTCCTGCTCATCCACGAGCAGGCGGTCGACGCGGTCATCGGCGTCAAGCGCAAGGAGGCCGAGGGTCAGTTCGACCTGTTCGCGGACGTGTTCGGGGGCGAGGACGAGGCCGGCTTCCAGGTCGCGATCCCGGACCTGCCCGACTGGGACAAGAAGCAGCGGCTCGCGTTCGAGCGCGAGATGCTCGGCCTGTACGTCTCCGACCACCCGCTGTCGGGGCTCGAGCACGTCCTCGCGCAGGCGGCGGACGTGTCGATCGCGACGCTCAACGCCGACGAGCTGCGGCCGGACGGCTCGACGGTCGTCGTCGCGGGGCTCATCACGAGCCTGCAGCGCAAGATGTCCAAGCAGGGCAACGCGTGGGCCGCGGTCACGCTCGAGGACCTGGAGGGCTCCGTCGAGGTCATGTTCTTCGGCGAGACCTACGTGGCGTACTCGACCGTGCTGGCGGAGGACGCGGTCGTCGTGGTCAAGGGCCGCGTGCGGCGGCGCGACGAGACGATGCAGCTGCAGGCGATGGAGGTCACGCTGCCGGACGTCAACGTGGCTGCGGACGCGCCCGTCGTCGTGACGCTGCCCGTGGCGCGTTGCACGCAGCCCGTGGTGGAGCGCCTCAAGGAGGTGCTCACGACGCACCCGGGCGTCACGGAGGTGCACCTGCGCCTCACGCAGCCCGGCCGCGCGACGGTCATGCGGCTCGACGACGGCCTGCGCGTGACCCGCAACCCCTCGCTGTTCGGCGACCTCAAGGCCCTGCTCGGACCGGGCTGCCTGACGGGCTGAGGGGGCCCGCTCAGAGCTCGACGGTCACGCGCTGCACGCCGCCGGGCAGGTCGACCTCGACGACGTCGCCGGCGCGCAGCTGGCGGCCGCGGCGCGTCTCGGGCTCGCCGTTGACCGTGACGGCGCCGTCGTCGAGGAGTGCGCGGGCGTGCCCGCCGGACTCGGCGAGGTTCACGAGCTTGAGGAACTGGCCGAGGCGGATCGGCTCGTCGGGGTGGCTCACGTGCCCAGTGTGCGGCACGCTCGGCGTGACACCCTTTATCTAACCCTTGCGTTATATAACGCGGTGCGCAAGCATGGTCGTCATGCACCCGATGGACGCTCTCGGTGACCCGGTCCGCCGGCGCCTCGTCGAGCTCGTCGGTGCGGGCGAGCAGCCCGCGGGCGACCTCGCGGCGGCCGTCGGTGCGGAGTTCGGGATCAGCCAGCCCGCGGTGTCCCGGCACCTGCGGGTCCTGCGCGAGGCCGGTCTCGTCGAGTCCCGTCCGCGCGGCACGGTCCGCCTGTACGCGCTGCGCCCGGACGCGGTCGACGAGGTGGGGCGCTGGGCCGACGAGGTCGTGCGGGCGTGGCGACCGCGCCTCGACGCCCTGGCGACCGAGGTCGCCCGCGGGCGTCGCGCGTCGCGCGTCGGCGACGAGGGCGCGGGACGACCCGACGCCGCTGGACCCAGCACGCCACGTCCCAGCACGGCACGTCCCAGCACGGCACGTCCCAGCACGGCACCGCACGAGGAGGACGCATGAGCACGCACACGCCCGACAGCACCCCGACGCCCAGCCCGACGTCCAGCCCGTCGCCCTCAGGGGTCCTCGGCCCGGACGGCACGGTGCACGTCGACGCCGACGGCGCCCGCGTC
The sequence above is a segment of the Cellulomonas palmilytica genome. Coding sequences within it:
- a CDS encoding RNA-binding S4 domain-containing protein; amino-acid sequence: MSHPDEPIRLGQFLKLVNLAESGGHARALLDDGAVTVNGEPETRRGRQLRAGDVVEVDLPGGVQRVTVEL
- a CDS encoding ArsR/SmtB family transcription factor, coding for MHPMDALGDPVRRRLVELVGAGEQPAGDLAAAVGAEFGISQPAVSRHLRVLREAGLVESRPRGTVRLYALRPDAVDEVGRWADEVVRAWRPRLDALATEVARGRRASRVGDEGAGRPDAAGPSTPRPSTARPSTARPSTAPHEEDA